The stretch of DNA CGAGCAGCGGGCGTTCGTGGAGGCCGTCGCCAGCGGCGAGCCACCGGAGACAAACACCGTCGAACAGGCGCTCACCGTCCAGCGGGTGATGGACGCCATCTACCGGTCGAGCGAGGCCGGCGAGGCGGTCCAGCTCTCGTAGGTTTACTCACGGACGAGTTTACTCGGTCGTGAGGAAAGACTTAATCCCGTGTACTCTGACGTACGGGTAGAAAAATGAAAGCTGTAGGTGTCACACGGGACGGGGACGAACCCGAACTACTCGACATCGAGCGACCGGAACCCGACAGCGGGGAGGCACTCGTTCGGACGCTCCGTGTCGGCGTCGACGGGACGGACCACGAGGTCATCGCGGGTGCCCACGGCGGCTACCCCGAGGGCGAGGACTACATGGTCTTGGGCCACGAGGCGGTCGGCGTCGTCGAAGACCCCAACGGGACGGGCCTCGACGAGGGACAGGTCGTCGTGCCGACTGTCAGGCGCAAGCCCGACGGGGAGACCAACGAGTACTTCCGGCGGGGCGAGCCGGATATGGCACCCGAGGGCGAGTACGTCGAGCGGGGGATCGTCGGCGGCCACGGCTACATGGCCGAGTACTTCACCTCGCCGGCCGACTTCCTCGTCCCCATCCCCGACTCCCTCGCGGAGTACGGGCTGTTCGTCGAGCCCATCTCCATCACCGAGAAGGCCAACGAACACGCGTTCGGCACCCGGGAACCGTTCGAGTGGCGGCCCGAGAGCGCGTGCGTCCTGGGCAACGGCTCGCTCGGGCTGTTGACGCTCTGGATGCTCGACCAGGAGTTCGACCGGACCTACTGCGTCGGTCGCCGCGACCGGCCCGACCCGACGATCGACATCATCGAGGAGATCGGCGGCACCTACGTGGACTCGCGGGAGACGCCGGTCGACGAGCTGCCCGAGGCGGAGGAGTCGATGGACTACATCTACGAGGCCACAGGGTTCGCCCCCCACTGTCTCCAGACCGTCCACGCGCTCGCACCCAACGGGGTCGGTGCGCTGCTGGGCATCCCCGAACCGTGGGACTTCGAGATCGACGGCGGCTCGCTGCACAACGAACTCGTCTTGCACAACAAGTGCCTGGTCGGGACGGTCAACTCCCACATCGTCCACTTCGAGTACGCGG from Haloarcula litorea encodes:
- a CDS encoding glucose 1-dehydrogenase; protein product: MKAVGVTRDGDEPELLDIERPEPDSGEALVRTLRVGVDGTDHEVIAGAHGGYPEGEDYMVLGHEAVGVVEDPNGTGLDEGQVVVPTVRRKPDGETNEYFRRGEPDMAPEGEYVERGIVGGHGYMAEYFTSPADFLVPIPDSLAEYGLFVEPISITEKANEHAFGTREPFEWRPESACVLGNGSLGLLTLWMLDQEFDRTYCVGRRDRPDPTIDIIEEIGGTYVDSRETPVDELPEAEESMDYIYEATGFAPHCLQTVHALAPNGVGALLGIPEPWDFEIDGGSLHNELVLHNKCLVGTVNSHIVHFEYAVDTLASMPEWLLDEVITTVATPDDVAPAFEDGDDQIKAVVEFDSL